A region from the Ammospiza nelsoni isolate bAmmNel1 chromosome 1, bAmmNel1.pri, whole genome shotgun sequence genome encodes:
- the ZEB1 gene encoding zinc finger E-box-binding homeobox 1 isoform X2 → MADGPRCKRRKQPNPRRNNVTNYNNVVEANSDSDDEDKLHIVEEESVTDAADCDASVPEDDLPTDHIVLPENSEREASTNTCWEDEVKEDECDSDAENEQNHDPNVEEFLKQEDTAVIYPEAPEEDQRQGTPEASGQDENGTPDAFSQLLTCPYCDRGYKRFTSLKEHIKYRHEKNEDNFSCSLCSYTFAYRTQLDRHMTSHKSGRDPRHVTQSSGNRKFKCTECGKAFKYKHHLKEHLRIHSGEKPYECPNCKKRFSHSGSYSSHISSKKCIGLMPVNGRARSGLKMSQCSSPSLSASPGSPARPQIRQKIENKPLQEQLPLNQIKTEPVDYEFKPIVVASGINCSNPLQNGVFSGGSPLQATSSPQGVVQAVVLPTVGLVSPISINLSDIQNVLKVAVDGNVIRQVLENNHANLASKEQETINNASIQQAGHSLISAISLPLVDQDGTTKIIINYSLEQPSQLQVVPQNLKKENSVPTNSCKNEKLPQDLTVKSEKDKNFEGETNDSTCLLCDDCPGDLNALQELKHYETKSPPQLPQPSGAEAEKPESPVPSETGENNLSPGQPPLKNLLSLLKAYYALNAQPSAEELSKIADSVNLPLDVVKKWFEKMQAGQISVQSSGPSSPEQVKLSSPTDNDDQAATSNVSEPQNGTSNSQNPGSTTKSQTLPGASTLNGSHSSTPSASPLNLSSSRNSQGYTYTAEGVQEEPQIEPLDLSLPKQHGELLERSTITSVYQNSVYSVQEEPLNLTCAKKEPQKDNSVTDSDPIVNVIPPSANPINIAIPTVTAQLPTIVAIADQNSVPCLRALAANKQTILIPQVAYTYSTTVSPAVHETPPKQIQANGNQDERQDTSSEGISNLEDQNDSDSTPPKKKMRKTENGMYACDLCDKIFQKSSSLLRHKYEHTGKRPHECGICTKAFKHKHHLIEHMRLHSGEKPYQCDKCGKRFSHSGSYSQHMNHRYSYCKREPEERDSAEPEELGPEALSSEHALPRASPSQIDSDERESLTREEEEFSEKEEEEEEEKDIEGLQEEKECRELQEVGDAEEVAAVEEEEGKTEGDKNDEVVNQASNAEPEVIQNNGQVSEENNE, encoded by the exons TAACCAATTATAACAATGTGGTAGAAGCAAACTCAGACTCAGATGATGAAGATAAATTGCATATAGTGGAAGAGGAAAGTGTAACAGATGCAGCAGACTGTGATGCTAGTGTGCCAGAAGATGACTTGCCAACGGACCATATAGTGTTACCAGAAAACAGTGAAAGAGAAGCAAGTACAAACACTTGTTGGGAAGATGAAG TAAAAGAAGATGAATGTGATTCTGATGCAGAGAATGAGCAAAACCATGACCCTAATGTTGAAGAATTCCTTAAACAAGAAGATACAGCTGTTATCTACCCTGAAGCACCTGAGGAGGACCAGAGACAAGGCACGCCAGAAGCCAGTGGTCAGGATGAAAATG gaACTCCTGACGCGTTTTCCCAGCTGCTCACGTGCCCGTACTGCGACCGGGGGTACAAACGCTTCACCTCTCTGAAGGAACACATCAAATACCGCCATGAAAAGAACGAGGATaacttcagctgctccttgtgcaGCTACACCTTTGCGTACAGAACGCAGCTCGACCGCCACATGACATCACACAAATCAGGAAGAGACCCA AGACATGTGACGCAGTCCAGCGGTAATCGAAAATTCAAGTGCACTGAAtgtggaaaagcttttaaatataaacatcACCTAAAGGAGCACCTACGAATCCACAGTG gAGAGAAGCCATATGAGTGCCCAAACTGCAAGAAACGTTTTTCCCATTCTGGTTCATACAGTTCACACATAAGCAGTAAGAAGTGTATTGGTTTGATGCCCGTGAATGGTCGAGCCCGGTCAGGGCTCAAGATGTCTCAGtgctcctccccttccctttctGCATCACCAGGTAGCCCAGCAAGACCACAGATACGACAAAAGATAGAAAATAAACCCTTGCAAGAGCAGCTCCCTCTTAACCAAATTAAAACTGAACCTGTGGATTATGAATTCAAGCCCATAGTGGTTGCTTCAGGAATTAATTGTTCAAACCCTTTGCAAAATGGGGTTTTTAGTGGTGGTAGCCCATTGCAGGCAACCAGTTCTCCTCAGGGTGTGGTGCAAGCTGTTGTTCTACCAACAGTAGGTCTGGTGTCTCCCATAAGCATCAATTTAAGTGACATTCAAAATGTACTAAAAGTGGCAGTGGATGGTAATGTAATAAGGCAAGTACTGGAAAACAATCATGCTAATCTTGCATCCAAAGAACAAGAAACAATCAACAATGCATCTATACAACAAGCTGGCCATTCCCTCATTTCAGCTATCAGTCTTCCTTTGGTTGACCAAGATGGGACAACCAAAATTATCATCAACTacagcttggagcagccaaGTCAACTTCAGGTTGTTCCACAAaatctaaaaaaagaaaactctgtTCCTACAAATAgttgcaaaaatgaaaaattaccaCAAGATCTCACAGTGAAGTCTGAGAAAGATAAGAACTTTGAAGGAGAGACCAACGATAGCACTTGTCTTCTTTGTGATGACTGTCCAGGAGATCTTAATGCACTTCAAGAATTAAAGCACTATGAAACAAAAAGCCCTCCACAgcttccccagcccagtggaGCAGAAGCTGAGAAACCCGAGTCCCCTGTCCCATCAGAAACCGGGGAGAACAACTTGTCTCCTGGTCAGCCACCTTTAAAGAACCTTCTGTCGCTCCTAAAAGCCTATTATGCATTAAATGCACAACCAAGTGCAGAAGAGCTTTCAAAAATAGCAGATTCTGTAAACCTACCACTGGATGTGGTAAAAAAGTGGTTTGAAAAAATGCAAGCTGGACAGATTTCTGTGCAGTCTTCTGGACCATCTTCTCCTGAACAAGTTAAATTAAGCAGCCCCACAGACAACGATGATCAAGCAGCAACTTCAAATGTGAGCGAACCCCAGAACGGCACAAGTAACTCACAAAATCCTGGCAGTACAACGAAATCTCAGACTTTACCAGGGGCTTCAACTCTGAATGGTTCACACAGTAGCACGCCATCTGCATCACCACTAAACCTTTCTTCATCAAGAAATTCACAGGGTTACACGTACACGGCAGAGGGTGTACAAGAAGAGCCACAAATAGAACCTCTTGACCTTTCGCTACCAAAGCAACATGGAGAACTGTTGGAAAGATCTACCATAACTAGTGTTTACCAGAACAGTGTTTATTCTGTCCAAGAAGAACCTTTGAACTTAACTTGTGCAAAAAAAGAACCACAAAAGGACAACAGTGTTACAGACTCTGATCCTATTGTAAATGTAATCCCACCAAGTGCCAATCCCATAAATATTGCTATACCTACAGTCACTGCCCAGTTACCTACAATTGTTGCCATTGCTGACCAGAACAGTGTTCCCTGCTTGAGAGCTCTCGCTGCCAATAAGCAAACCATTTTGATTCCACAGGTGGCTTACACATACTCTACTACAGTTAGTCCTGCAGTTCATGAGACACCACCAAAACAGATCCAAGCCAATGGAAATCAG GATGAAAGGCAAGACACTAGCTCAGAAGGAATATCCAATTTAGAAGATCAAAATGATTCTGATTCAACacccccaaagaaaaaaatgagaaagacagaaaatgggATGTATGCATGTGATTTATGTGACAAAATATTCCAGAAGAGCAGCTCGTTATTGAGACATAAGTATGAACACACAG GTAAAAGACCTCACGAGTGTGGAATCTGTACGAAAGCATTTAAACACAAACACCATTTGATCGAACACATGCGACTGCATTCTGGGGAAAAGCCCTACCAATGTGACAAGTGTGGAAAGAGGTTTTCCCACTCGGGCTCTTACTCTCAGCACATGAACCATCGCTATTCCTACTGCAAAAGGGAGCCCGAGGAGCGCGACAGCGCCGAGCCCGAGGAGCTGGGCCCCGAGGCGCTGAGCAGCGAGCACGCCCTGCCCAGGGCGTCCCCCTCGCAGATCGACTCCGATGAGAGGGAGAGCCTGaccagggaggaggaggaattcagtgaaaaagaggaagaggaagaggaagaaaaagacatAGAGGGacttcaggaagaaaaagaatgtagGGAACTACAAGAAGTAGGGGATGCAGAAGAAGTAGCAGCAGtagaagaggaagaagggaaaactGAAGGTGACAAGAATGATGAAGTTGTAAATCAAGCAAGCAATGCAGAACCAGAAGTTATACAAAATAATGGGCAGGtgtcagaagaaaataatgaataa
- the ZEB1 gene encoding zinc finger E-box-binding homeobox 1 isoform X1 produces MADGPRCKRRKQPNPRRNNVTNYNNVVEANSDSDDEDKLHIVEEESVTDAADCDASVPEDDLPTDHIVLPENSEREASTNTCWEDEAGKERKEILGPEAQTDEIGCTVKEDECDSDAENEQNHDPNVEEFLKQEDTAVIYPEAPEEDQRQGTPEASGQDENGTPDAFSQLLTCPYCDRGYKRFTSLKEHIKYRHEKNEDNFSCSLCSYTFAYRTQLDRHMTSHKSGRDPRHVTQSSGNRKFKCTECGKAFKYKHHLKEHLRIHSGEKPYECPNCKKRFSHSGSYSSHISSKKCIGLMPVNGRARSGLKMSQCSSPSLSASPGSPARPQIRQKIENKPLQEQLPLNQIKTEPVDYEFKPIVVASGINCSNPLQNGVFSGGSPLQATSSPQGVVQAVVLPTVGLVSPISINLSDIQNVLKVAVDGNVIRQVLENNHANLASKEQETINNASIQQAGHSLISAISLPLVDQDGTTKIIINYSLEQPSQLQVVPQNLKKENSVPTNSCKNEKLPQDLTVKSEKDKNFEGETNDSTCLLCDDCPGDLNALQELKHYETKSPPQLPQPSGAEAEKPESPVPSETGENNLSPGQPPLKNLLSLLKAYYALNAQPSAEELSKIADSVNLPLDVVKKWFEKMQAGQISVQSSGPSSPEQVKLSSPTDNDDQAATSNVSEPQNGTSNSQNPGSTTKSQTLPGASTLNGSHSSTPSASPLNLSSSRNSQGYTYTAEGVQEEPQIEPLDLSLPKQHGELLERSTITSVYQNSVYSVQEEPLNLTCAKKEPQKDNSVTDSDPIVNVIPPSANPINIAIPTVTAQLPTIVAIADQNSVPCLRALAANKQTILIPQVAYTYSTTVSPAVHETPPKQIQANGNQDERQDTSSEGISNLEDQNDSDSTPPKKKMRKTENGMYACDLCDKIFQKSSSLLRHKYEHTGKRPHECGICTKAFKHKHHLIEHMRLHSGEKPYQCDKCGKRFSHSGSYSQHMNHRYSYCKREPEERDSAEPEELGPEALSSEHALPRASPSQIDSDERESLTREEEEFSEKEEEEEEEKDIEGLQEEKECRELQEVGDAEEVAAVEEEEGKTEGDKNDEVVNQASNAEPEVIQNNGQVSEENNE; encoded by the exons TAACCAATTATAACAATGTGGTAGAAGCAAACTCAGACTCAGATGATGAAGATAAATTGCATATAGTGGAAGAGGAAAGTGTAACAGATGCAGCAGACTGTGATGCTAGTGTGCCAGAAGATGACTTGCCAACGGACCATATAGTGTTACCAGAAAACAGTGAAAGAGAAGCAAGTACAAACACTTGTTGGGAAGATGAAG ctggaaaagaaagaaaggaaatcctgGGGCCTGAAGCTCAGACAGATGAAATTGGATGTACAG TAAAAGAAGATGAATGTGATTCTGATGCAGAGAATGAGCAAAACCATGACCCTAATGTTGAAGAATTCCTTAAACAAGAAGATACAGCTGTTATCTACCCTGAAGCACCTGAGGAGGACCAGAGACAAGGCACGCCAGAAGCCAGTGGTCAGGATGAAAATG gaACTCCTGACGCGTTTTCCCAGCTGCTCACGTGCCCGTACTGCGACCGGGGGTACAAACGCTTCACCTCTCTGAAGGAACACATCAAATACCGCCATGAAAAGAACGAGGATaacttcagctgctccttgtgcaGCTACACCTTTGCGTACAGAACGCAGCTCGACCGCCACATGACATCACACAAATCAGGAAGAGACCCA AGACATGTGACGCAGTCCAGCGGTAATCGAAAATTCAAGTGCACTGAAtgtggaaaagcttttaaatataaacatcACCTAAAGGAGCACCTACGAATCCACAGTG gAGAGAAGCCATATGAGTGCCCAAACTGCAAGAAACGTTTTTCCCATTCTGGTTCATACAGTTCACACATAAGCAGTAAGAAGTGTATTGGTTTGATGCCCGTGAATGGTCGAGCCCGGTCAGGGCTCAAGATGTCTCAGtgctcctccccttccctttctGCATCACCAGGTAGCCCAGCAAGACCACAGATACGACAAAAGATAGAAAATAAACCCTTGCAAGAGCAGCTCCCTCTTAACCAAATTAAAACTGAACCTGTGGATTATGAATTCAAGCCCATAGTGGTTGCTTCAGGAATTAATTGTTCAAACCCTTTGCAAAATGGGGTTTTTAGTGGTGGTAGCCCATTGCAGGCAACCAGTTCTCCTCAGGGTGTGGTGCAAGCTGTTGTTCTACCAACAGTAGGTCTGGTGTCTCCCATAAGCATCAATTTAAGTGACATTCAAAATGTACTAAAAGTGGCAGTGGATGGTAATGTAATAAGGCAAGTACTGGAAAACAATCATGCTAATCTTGCATCCAAAGAACAAGAAACAATCAACAATGCATCTATACAACAAGCTGGCCATTCCCTCATTTCAGCTATCAGTCTTCCTTTGGTTGACCAAGATGGGACAACCAAAATTATCATCAACTacagcttggagcagccaaGTCAACTTCAGGTTGTTCCACAAaatctaaaaaaagaaaactctgtTCCTACAAATAgttgcaaaaatgaaaaattaccaCAAGATCTCACAGTGAAGTCTGAGAAAGATAAGAACTTTGAAGGAGAGACCAACGATAGCACTTGTCTTCTTTGTGATGACTGTCCAGGAGATCTTAATGCACTTCAAGAATTAAAGCACTATGAAACAAAAAGCCCTCCACAgcttccccagcccagtggaGCAGAAGCTGAGAAACCCGAGTCCCCTGTCCCATCAGAAACCGGGGAGAACAACTTGTCTCCTGGTCAGCCACCTTTAAAGAACCTTCTGTCGCTCCTAAAAGCCTATTATGCATTAAATGCACAACCAAGTGCAGAAGAGCTTTCAAAAATAGCAGATTCTGTAAACCTACCACTGGATGTGGTAAAAAAGTGGTTTGAAAAAATGCAAGCTGGACAGATTTCTGTGCAGTCTTCTGGACCATCTTCTCCTGAACAAGTTAAATTAAGCAGCCCCACAGACAACGATGATCAAGCAGCAACTTCAAATGTGAGCGAACCCCAGAACGGCACAAGTAACTCACAAAATCCTGGCAGTACAACGAAATCTCAGACTTTACCAGGGGCTTCAACTCTGAATGGTTCACACAGTAGCACGCCATCTGCATCACCACTAAACCTTTCTTCATCAAGAAATTCACAGGGTTACACGTACACGGCAGAGGGTGTACAAGAAGAGCCACAAATAGAACCTCTTGACCTTTCGCTACCAAAGCAACATGGAGAACTGTTGGAAAGATCTACCATAACTAGTGTTTACCAGAACAGTGTTTATTCTGTCCAAGAAGAACCTTTGAACTTAACTTGTGCAAAAAAAGAACCACAAAAGGACAACAGTGTTACAGACTCTGATCCTATTGTAAATGTAATCCCACCAAGTGCCAATCCCATAAATATTGCTATACCTACAGTCACTGCCCAGTTACCTACAATTGTTGCCATTGCTGACCAGAACAGTGTTCCCTGCTTGAGAGCTCTCGCTGCCAATAAGCAAACCATTTTGATTCCACAGGTGGCTTACACATACTCTACTACAGTTAGTCCTGCAGTTCATGAGACACCACCAAAACAGATCCAAGCCAATGGAAATCAG GATGAAAGGCAAGACACTAGCTCAGAAGGAATATCCAATTTAGAAGATCAAAATGATTCTGATTCAACacccccaaagaaaaaaatgagaaagacagaaaatgggATGTATGCATGTGATTTATGTGACAAAATATTCCAGAAGAGCAGCTCGTTATTGAGACATAAGTATGAACACACAG GTAAAAGACCTCACGAGTGTGGAATCTGTACGAAAGCATTTAAACACAAACACCATTTGATCGAACACATGCGACTGCATTCTGGGGAAAAGCCCTACCAATGTGACAAGTGTGGAAAGAGGTTTTCCCACTCGGGCTCTTACTCTCAGCACATGAACCATCGCTATTCCTACTGCAAAAGGGAGCCCGAGGAGCGCGACAGCGCCGAGCCCGAGGAGCTGGGCCCCGAGGCGCTGAGCAGCGAGCACGCCCTGCCCAGGGCGTCCCCCTCGCAGATCGACTCCGATGAGAGGGAGAGCCTGaccagggaggaggaggaattcagtgaaaaagaggaagaggaagaggaagaaaaagacatAGAGGGacttcaggaagaaaaagaatgtagGGAACTACAAGAAGTAGGGGATGCAGAAGAAGTAGCAGCAGtagaagaggaagaagggaaaactGAAGGTGACAAGAATGATGAAGTTGTAAATCAAGCAAGCAATGCAGAACCAGAAGTTATACAAAATAATGGGCAGGtgtcagaagaaaataatgaataa
- the ZEB1 gene encoding zinc finger E-box-binding homeobox 1 isoform X3, protein MTSHKSGRDPRHVTQSSGNRKFKCTECGKAFKYKHHLKEHLRIHSGEKPYECPNCKKRFSHSGSYSSHISSKKCIGLMPVNGRARSGLKMSQCSSPSLSASPGSPARPQIRQKIENKPLQEQLPLNQIKTEPVDYEFKPIVVASGINCSNPLQNGVFSGGSPLQATSSPQGVVQAVVLPTVGLVSPISINLSDIQNVLKVAVDGNVIRQVLENNHANLASKEQETINNASIQQAGHSLISAISLPLVDQDGTTKIIINYSLEQPSQLQVVPQNLKKENSVPTNSCKNEKLPQDLTVKSEKDKNFEGETNDSTCLLCDDCPGDLNALQELKHYETKSPPQLPQPSGAEAEKPESPVPSETGENNLSPGQPPLKNLLSLLKAYYALNAQPSAEELSKIADSVNLPLDVVKKWFEKMQAGQISVQSSGPSSPEQVKLSSPTDNDDQAATSNVSEPQNGTSNSQNPGSTTKSQTLPGASTLNGSHSSTPSASPLNLSSSRNSQGYTYTAEGVQEEPQIEPLDLSLPKQHGELLERSTITSVYQNSVYSVQEEPLNLTCAKKEPQKDNSVTDSDPIVNVIPPSANPINIAIPTVTAQLPTIVAIADQNSVPCLRALAANKQTILIPQVAYTYSTTVSPAVHETPPKQIQANGNQDERQDTSSEGISNLEDQNDSDSTPPKKKMRKTENGMYACDLCDKIFQKSSSLLRHKYEHTGKRPHECGICTKAFKHKHHLIEHMRLHSGEKPYQCDKCGKRFSHSGSYSQHMNHRYSYCKREPEERDSAEPEELGPEALSSEHALPRASPSQIDSDERESLTREEEEFSEKEEEEEEEKDIEGLQEEKECRELQEVGDAEEVAAVEEEEGKTEGDKNDEVVNQASNAEPEVIQNNGQVSEENNE, encoded by the exons ATGACATCACACAAATCAGGAAGAGACCCA AGACATGTGACGCAGTCCAGCGGTAATCGAAAATTCAAGTGCACTGAAtgtggaaaagcttttaaatataaacatcACCTAAAGGAGCACCTACGAATCCACAGTG gAGAGAAGCCATATGAGTGCCCAAACTGCAAGAAACGTTTTTCCCATTCTGGTTCATACAGTTCACACATAAGCAGTAAGAAGTGTATTGGTTTGATGCCCGTGAATGGTCGAGCCCGGTCAGGGCTCAAGATGTCTCAGtgctcctccccttccctttctGCATCACCAGGTAGCCCAGCAAGACCACAGATACGACAAAAGATAGAAAATAAACCCTTGCAAGAGCAGCTCCCTCTTAACCAAATTAAAACTGAACCTGTGGATTATGAATTCAAGCCCATAGTGGTTGCTTCAGGAATTAATTGTTCAAACCCTTTGCAAAATGGGGTTTTTAGTGGTGGTAGCCCATTGCAGGCAACCAGTTCTCCTCAGGGTGTGGTGCAAGCTGTTGTTCTACCAACAGTAGGTCTGGTGTCTCCCATAAGCATCAATTTAAGTGACATTCAAAATGTACTAAAAGTGGCAGTGGATGGTAATGTAATAAGGCAAGTACTGGAAAACAATCATGCTAATCTTGCATCCAAAGAACAAGAAACAATCAACAATGCATCTATACAACAAGCTGGCCATTCCCTCATTTCAGCTATCAGTCTTCCTTTGGTTGACCAAGATGGGACAACCAAAATTATCATCAACTacagcttggagcagccaaGTCAACTTCAGGTTGTTCCACAAaatctaaaaaaagaaaactctgtTCCTACAAATAgttgcaaaaatgaaaaattaccaCAAGATCTCACAGTGAAGTCTGAGAAAGATAAGAACTTTGAAGGAGAGACCAACGATAGCACTTGTCTTCTTTGTGATGACTGTCCAGGAGATCTTAATGCACTTCAAGAATTAAAGCACTATGAAACAAAAAGCCCTCCACAgcttccccagcccagtggaGCAGAAGCTGAGAAACCCGAGTCCCCTGTCCCATCAGAAACCGGGGAGAACAACTTGTCTCCTGGTCAGCCACCTTTAAAGAACCTTCTGTCGCTCCTAAAAGCCTATTATGCATTAAATGCACAACCAAGTGCAGAAGAGCTTTCAAAAATAGCAGATTCTGTAAACCTACCACTGGATGTGGTAAAAAAGTGGTTTGAAAAAATGCAAGCTGGACAGATTTCTGTGCAGTCTTCTGGACCATCTTCTCCTGAACAAGTTAAATTAAGCAGCCCCACAGACAACGATGATCAAGCAGCAACTTCAAATGTGAGCGAACCCCAGAACGGCACAAGTAACTCACAAAATCCTGGCAGTACAACGAAATCTCAGACTTTACCAGGGGCTTCAACTCTGAATGGTTCACACAGTAGCACGCCATCTGCATCACCACTAAACCTTTCTTCATCAAGAAATTCACAGGGTTACACGTACACGGCAGAGGGTGTACAAGAAGAGCCACAAATAGAACCTCTTGACCTTTCGCTACCAAAGCAACATGGAGAACTGTTGGAAAGATCTACCATAACTAGTGTTTACCAGAACAGTGTTTATTCTGTCCAAGAAGAACCTTTGAACTTAACTTGTGCAAAAAAAGAACCACAAAAGGACAACAGTGTTACAGACTCTGATCCTATTGTAAATGTAATCCCACCAAGTGCCAATCCCATAAATATTGCTATACCTACAGTCACTGCCCAGTTACCTACAATTGTTGCCATTGCTGACCAGAACAGTGTTCCCTGCTTGAGAGCTCTCGCTGCCAATAAGCAAACCATTTTGATTCCACAGGTGGCTTACACATACTCTACTACAGTTAGTCCTGCAGTTCATGAGACACCACCAAAACAGATCCAAGCCAATGGAAATCAG GATGAAAGGCAAGACACTAGCTCAGAAGGAATATCCAATTTAGAAGATCAAAATGATTCTGATTCAACacccccaaagaaaaaaatgagaaagacagaaaatgggATGTATGCATGTGATTTATGTGACAAAATATTCCAGAAGAGCAGCTCGTTATTGAGACATAAGTATGAACACACAG GTAAAAGACCTCACGAGTGTGGAATCTGTACGAAAGCATTTAAACACAAACACCATTTGATCGAACACATGCGACTGCATTCTGGGGAAAAGCCCTACCAATGTGACAAGTGTGGAAAGAGGTTTTCCCACTCGGGCTCTTACTCTCAGCACATGAACCATCGCTATTCCTACTGCAAAAGGGAGCCCGAGGAGCGCGACAGCGCCGAGCCCGAGGAGCTGGGCCCCGAGGCGCTGAGCAGCGAGCACGCCCTGCCCAGGGCGTCCCCCTCGCAGATCGACTCCGATGAGAGGGAGAGCCTGaccagggaggaggaggaattcagtgaaaaagaggaagaggaagaggaagaaaaagacatAGAGGGacttcaggaagaaaaagaatgtagGGAACTACAAGAAGTAGGGGATGCAGAAGAAGTAGCAGCAGtagaagaggaagaagggaaaactGAAGGTGACAAGAATGATGAAGTTGTAAATCAAGCAAGCAATGCAGAACCAGAAGTTATACAAAATAATGGGCAGGtgtcagaagaaaataatgaataa